A section of the Malania oleifera isolate guangnan ecotype guangnan chromosome 2, ASM2987363v1, whole genome shotgun sequence genome encodes:
- the LOC131148646 gene encoding thymidine kinase, which produces MASLRSSLSLSSVDGATNRMGSVRHGSGEVHVIVGPMFAGKTTALLRRIRSEDRNGRNVAIVKSSKDTRYAVDSIVTHDGAKFPCWALPDLSSFRQEFGAEAYDKLDVIGIDEAQFFEDLYDFCCKAADHDGKTVIVAGLDGDYLRRSFGSVLDIIPLADSITKLTARCDICGKRAFFTLRKTEETKTELIGGAGVYMPVCRRHYVNGQAVVEAARVVLECHKALADSYTEGASIMQ; this is translated from the exons ATGGCTTCCCTCAGATCTTCGCTTTCCCTGAGCTCCGTCGATGGTGCCACCAATCGAATGGGTTCGGTTCGCCATGGTTCCGGCGAGGTCCATGTCATTGTCGGCCCTATGTTTGCCGGCAAAACCACCGCCCTTCTCCGCCGGATCAGATCTGAGGACAGAAATGGCAG AAATGTAGCGATAGTAAAATCAAGCAAGGATACAAGATATGCTGTAGATTCAATTGTGACACATGATGGAGCGAAATTTCCATGCTGGGCATTGCCGGATTTGTCCTCATTCAGGCAGGAATTCGGAGCTGAGGCTTATGACAAG CTAGATGTAATTGGCATCGATGAAGCTCAATTCTTTGAAGACCTTTATGATTTCTGCTGCAAGGCTGCCGACCATGATGGCAAAACTGTGATTGTTGCTGGCCTAGATGGTGATTACTTGAG AAGGAGCTTTGGTTCAGTGCTTGACATAATCCCACTTGCTGATTCTATAACAAAGTTAACTGCACGTTGTGATATCTGCGGCAAACGGGCTTTTTTCACCTTGAGAAAAACAGAGGAGACCAAGACAGAACTGATTGGCGGTGCAGGTGTTTACATGCCTGTCTGTCGCCGGCACTATGTAAATGGACAAGCAGTCGTGGAAGCTGCGCGAGTAGTCCTGGAATGTCATAAAGCTCTAGCTGATTCATATACGGAGGGTGCTTCCATCATGCAATAA